Proteins found in one Geomonas subterranea genomic segment:
- the rpiB gene encoding ribose 5-phosphate isomerase B, which translates to MIVLGSDHGGLDLKNEIRKLLEERGLPCEDLGTHNGDSVDYPDFGIAVSRRVSEGSAEKGILVCGTGIGMSIVANKFPGIRAALATDVFMATMAKEHNNANILVLGGRVLETGTAREMVAAWLDTEFAAGRHQKRLDKIAELERELKG; encoded by the coding sequence CTGAAGAACGAGATCAGGAAACTGCTCGAAGAGCGTGGCCTTCCCTGCGAAGACCTCGGCACCCACAACGGCGATTCCGTCGACTACCCCGACTTCGGGATAGCGGTCTCGCGCCGCGTCTCCGAGGGGAGCGCCGAGAAGGGGATCCTGGTCTGCGGCACCGGCATCGGCATGTCCATCGTGGCCAACAAGTTCCCCGGCATCCGCGCGGCGCTGGCCACCGATGTCTTCATGGCGACCATGGCCAAGGAGCACAACAACGCCAACATCCTGGTCCTGGGCGGCCGCGTCCTGGAGACCGGGACGGCCCGGGAGATGGTGGCGGCCTGGCTCGACACCGAGTTCGCTGCGGGCAGGCACCAGAAGCGCCTGGACAAGATCGCCGAACTGGAGCGCGAACTCAAGGGATGA